The Metabacillus litoralis genome contains a region encoding:
- a CDS encoding alpha-amylase family glycosyl hydrolase — translation MRRQALKLFLIPFLLFYAFPVSAAEKEEKAWQEEIAYYVVVDRFNNADPNNDGDDLNFEDPAAYHGGDIEGILKKIDYLHDMGFTTLILSPVFKENENSEVKQIDEHAGTVEDVKKLVDEAHKLNMKIMLDYGQKNEDMISTATSWMQETGIDGYYIKQADEVNQEVWQEFHQKLKEINEEYYLVGTVKEHNSDVISAYMESGFDSLLNIPFYEAATQAFANVDQSLKPVTEVTEQSSPLLSTYVDSDETVRFTRHAIQNNQHPGVRLKMAFAYMYSTPGTPIVYYGSEIAVDGGEPPTNRPLMNFQSDEELIDYLEKLAIVRKTLPSLTKGDYELLYEKDGMIIFKRMYEEETVVVAINNSTESQKVKISDDQIAEDKKLQGLLTGDTFEEENNEYEFIIDREIAEIYEIKEKTGLNIPFISVFIIVPTLFIIFLVLAKKRGKKK, via the coding sequence ATGCGTAGACAAGCTTTAAAACTTTTCCTCATTCCGTTTCTTCTTTTTTATGCCTTCCCTGTGAGCGCAGCTGAAAAAGAAGAAAAGGCATGGCAGGAAGAGATTGCCTATTATGTAGTTGTTGATCGCTTTAATAATGCAGACCCGAATAATGATGGAGATGACCTGAATTTTGAGGATCCTGCAGCATACCATGGTGGCGATATTGAAGGAATTCTAAAAAAAATAGATTATCTTCATGACATGGGATTTACCACCCTGATTTTATCACCAGTGTTTAAAGAAAATGAGAACTCAGAAGTAAAGCAGATTGATGAGCATGCTGGAACAGTTGAAGATGTAAAGAAACTCGTTGATGAAGCTCATAAACTTAACATGAAAATTATGCTAGATTATGGACAGAAAAATGAAGATATGATCTCAACTGCAACTTCATGGATGCAAGAAACAGGGATAGATGGGTACTACATCAAACAAGCTGATGAAGTGAATCAGGAAGTTTGGCAGGAATTTCATCAAAAACTAAAAGAAATTAATGAAGAGTATTATTTGGTAGGAACTGTAAAAGAGCATAATTCAGATGTTATCTCTGCTTATATGGAATCCGGTTTTGATTCGTTGCTGAATATTCCCTTTTATGAAGCAGCTACCCAAGCATTTGCTAATGTTGATCAATCATTAAAACCTGTTACAGAAGTTACAGAACAATCATCACCTCTACTTAGCACATATGTTGATAGCGATGAAACCGTTCGTTTTACAAGACATGCCATTCAAAATAACCAACATCCTGGTGTAAGGTTGAAGATGGCCTTTGCTTATATGTATTCCACTCCTGGAACACCAATTGTGTACTATGGCTCTGAGATTGCTGTTGACGGAGGAGAACCGCCTACGAACCGACCGTTAATGAACTTTCAATCAGATGAAGAATTAATTGATTATCTTGAAAAGCTTGCGATTGTCAGAAAAACTCTACCTTCTTTAACAAAAGGTGACTATGAGTTGCTGTATGAAAAAGATGGAATGATTATTTTTAAGCGAATGTATGAAGAAGAAACAGTCGTAGTTGCTATTAATAATTCAACAGAATCACAGAAAGTAAAAATTTCTGATGATCAAATAGCAGAGGATAAAAAGCTTCAAGGGCTTCTAACTGGAGATACGTTTGAAGAGGAAAACAATGAATACGAGTTTATCATTGATAGAGAGATTGCCGAAATATACGAAATAAAAGAAAAAACCGGTTTAAATATTCCGTTTATTAGTGTGTTTATTATTGTACCAACACTATTTATCATCTTTTTAGTTTTGGCTAAAAAGCGTGGGAAGAAGAAGTAA
- a CDS encoding IS110 family transposase, whose protein sequence is MKHVIALDVSKGKSTIAIYDGYRQCEFEGELYHTRIDFEQLHLRIKEITALDGQAPEIVFEATGVYSKSVEKFLRDHGHTYCRMNPLEANLQMASMRRHKTDISDAHELAKTHIKLERETTYVQNDYYEQMRAITRYYDEIEEELILLRNRMHAILHVSFPELERLISPSSALFLNFVQLYPHPALLLAHSKTIIKNRLKSNTRKKLSLERAEKKAIVLLEAAKNSYPAIEPTDIRCNQVRDYARRIADLMEKKDQLVKQMVMMSEGRMEYTVLRSFPGIGDTTACRLIGELGDIRRFKNAKQLNAYVGIDIMRYQSGNTQYRDRINKRGNKKLRKILFFMICTMLMAKGKPNHLVDYYYKLKTQPQRKPHKVAIVACINKFLKVTFQLLTHGILYDYESALPAQKS, encoded by the coding sequence ATGAAACATGTCATCGCTCTTGATGTAAGTAAAGGGAAAAGTACCATTGCCATTTATGATGGCTATAGACAATGTGAATTTGAAGGGGAATTGTATCATACACGCATTGATTTTGAGCAGCTACACCTTCGTATTAAGGAAATAACAGCTCTTGATGGACAAGCTCCTGAAATCGTATTTGAGGCGACGGGTGTCTATTCAAAATCAGTTGAGAAGTTTCTACGGGATCACGGACATACTTACTGTCGCATGAACCCTCTTGAAGCGAACCTACAAATGGCTTCAATGCGTCGACACAAAACCGATATTAGCGATGCCCATGAGTTAGCGAAAACCCACATTAAATTGGAACGTGAAACGACGTATGTGCAGAATGATTATTATGAACAGATGCGGGCGATTACTCGTTATTATGACGAAATTGAAGAAGAACTTATTCTTTTACGCAATCGTATGCATGCCATTTTACATGTTTCATTTCCAGAGTTGGAACGACTTATTTCACCGAGTTCAGCACTATTTTTAAATTTTGTGCAATTGTATCCACACCCAGCACTATTATTAGCTCATTCAAAGACAATTATTAAAAATCGTTTAAAAAGCAATACACGTAAAAAACTTTCACTAGAACGTGCAGAGAAAAAAGCCATCGTGTTATTAGAAGCTGCGAAAAATTCATATCCTGCCATTGAACCAACGGATATTCGTTGTAATCAAGTACGCGATTACGCCCGACGTATTGCGGATTTAATGGAAAAGAAAGACCAGCTTGTGAAACAAATGGTTATGATGTCTGAAGGAAGAATGGAATATACCGTATTACGCTCTTTTCCGGGGATTGGTGATACAACAGCGTGCAGACTTATTGGCGAACTAGGTGATATTCGCCGATTTAAAAACGCGAAACAACTGAACGCTTACGTTGGCATCGATATTATGCGCTATCAATCTGGTAATACACAATACCGTGATCGTATTAATAAACGAGGAAATAAGAAGCTACGGAAGATTTTATTTTTTATGATTTGTACGATGCTTATGGCAAAAGGAAAACCTAATCATTTAGTAGACTATTATTACAAATTAAAAACGCAACCTCAGAGAAAGCCTCATAAGGTCGCGATTGTGGCGTGTATCAATAAGTTTCTGAAAGTGACGTTTCAGTTACTGACACACGGCATACTTTACGATTATGAGTCCGCACTACCAGCTCAGAAATCGTAG